tttatctcaaaatttaaatattataataccgtaattttaatctctaatttttagtaaaactttttttaggaattgaagtgataaaaaaaaattgagaaagACGATCTCAATTAAACttgataacaaattaaaatttgttttcaaaattcatATCACTTCATTAAATCTAtcagttttaaacttttagggttgttttacataaacaatttgatCTAGTTAGTACTCAGAAAAGtcatgattaaaaattgtcagtattttttttataatcgggaataacaaacaaaaaattaaggagaaaagataatttttatgctaaaccagtttttgactaaatatataatttatttattttgttttgattaaaaataatttgttctttttaaattatttatagaaatttgaagtttggattttttttttcttgtcttatttttataaatttcaatacaaaatgtatgagacggtaaaaatacttaaaatttaacacaaacatttataataagtagttcGTTTCTTAATTAAagataacaaaaatttatagtcacattaatatttttttataaatatttaaatttaaaattttcaaaaaattcgtCAAAATCTTGAGATTCACTTATTACAGTTATACGTGTaactaaaatttcataaacaatTCTGTTTCTACCTtttctttgaaaattaaatacaaggtTCTATAtaggtttttcaaaatatatttttaaaaaaattctacttaaagtcaaattaattttttatgacaattaaaattaaaatttttttaacggatattcatttttataattatttttattttttgacgtaatataaaaactaatcacCACAGATGcattaaatttccaaaaaatgtttagtttataattttctatatatgatataatttttaaaatattttgatttttttttttttaattatttataggtatgagaaatttacaatttttattttctcctttaaattcaataaaacgttcgaatttttcaaaatcacaaaaaattcaaactacAAGTATTTTGtagtgaaaaatgtttaaaaaattttaatttttataacgaagatttgaaaatataatacaatattttacataagtaGTTCATAGTGgagctaaaaaatatacatacaacattatttttataggcatTTGAAAGTgttcaaatttgaaaaaattatgtattttaacgatgaataacgatattaattatttcatcataaatcaaaaacattattcgtgtTTTCCTTgggaatttaaacttttatatatgttattttattgtaaattttactatacgcaataacattttttatttattttaagatattatctactataccatgaacttatttttactgtcttacggtatttacagaaacataatattaaattttaaattatttaagttgatataatatggtataaatacataatattaatatagtaacaaacgtaatactaaaagtaaaaaaatgactttaatagctttattcaaaacatatgAAGCAAACTTAGTGATATAGACTGATACTAAAACAAATCATTtgtcaatgatttatcattgaattcaaatttaacacaccagTAACAGTGATCCACTCAACACCCAAAGTAAAACAGAGCGGTACACACCTTTTTacctttttaagtatatacttcaagattttataaactcattattaaaataataatctatagttaaaatttaaaattatcatattattcactTTTATAACACTTTATAGCTGATACGTATTCTGCATATGactgtacatttatttaaatgcattaaatcaataagcataattaaaaacagtgtTATGAGACAAAAcgccaatattataaaaacgatatatttaataaattgtatcataccaattttatttctaattcgtaaaacaaaatactccATATCAAATTCGATCGTTTACTTCGTAAAGGAATGTGTGTACTCGAAGATTTTTTTTCCGCGTTTTGCATAACGTAttaaatggaaataattttgtgaaatAGTCAAATTTCAGTAAAATCAACGATCTTTGCCAAGTGACTACGGTAAATACacgtagttattaaaaataggtatccGCGAAAATctataacatacaataatatatcatagtacTACACGCCacacatgataataatacctaatggCAGTCTGATACTATTATACGTTCTCGTGACCTATCGTCGATAATTTCACCGGTCCGAGACACACATATGCATCGGGGCCCCGATTAATATTCAGCCGCGCTCCGGACAGCTATAGCTGTCGAAAACGTGATTAAACGGGGGACATCCTATACGCGTCCTGTAGATATCCCCTCTCCCGTGAGGACATTTTTCGCACACACGGGGCTCCTATATAACCCAAAGACGCGATCGACCAGACATCACACTCGCACCACCGTCCGCCACAGTCGGTAGTCGCACACGCTTTCAAACACAAATCAAGCACACCCACACACACACCATGGCTCGTTTCTTGTGTTTGCTCCTGTCCACCGCCGCATTGGTCGTCGCCGCGTACGGATCACCGCTGACCAACGACAGACAACTTCAGGTATCTAATGACTACGTCCACTATATCGCACGTTTACGATGGATtgaaatcgttttttattattattattcgttttattaatCGCGATGGTTTATAACAGGATGGGAACGGCGCAGACGAGCCGGGACTCACGGATCAACTGCAGGAGCTCATCGAGAAGCGCGACGTGTCAGTGGAACTCGGAGGCGCAACCGTCACCCTGTCGCCCAGGAACTTGGACGAAAACGAACTGGGCCTGACCCTGAGACTTCCCAGCTCCGCCGAACCCAGAAGTGAGTAGTACACAACAGTCGCGGTATTTATGCGATCGACGCATTTACGATTGTAACGCGTTTCGCCGTACTCACGACGTGCCCATCGTCTCGTTCCCGCAGGCAAACGACACAAGCTCAAGAAGAT
This sequence is a window from Rhopalosiphum maidis isolate BTI-1 chromosome 1, ASM367621v3, whole genome shotgun sequence. Protein-coding genes within it:
- the LOC113548307 gene encoding uncharacterized protein LOC113548307, which encodes MARFLCLLLSTAALVVAAYGSPLTNDRQLQDGNGADEPGLTDQLQELIEKRDVSVELGGATVTLSPRNLDENELGLTLRLPSSAEPRSKRHKLKKILMPIMVFVMLKALTLIPLAIGVLGLKAWNALQLSFFSFVISIGLAIFQLVKKASESPPSLTTHDAGIYGAPPAHYARSIQEHAHQLAYGSNQVR